In a genomic window of Streptomyces sp. NBC_01231:
- a CDS encoding electron transfer flavoprotein subunit alpha/FixB family protein — MAEVLVYVDHVDGAVRKPTLELLTLARRVGEPVAVALGNGAADTAATLAEHGAVKVLTHDAAEYADYLVVPKVDALQAAVAAVSPAAVLVPSSAEGKEIAARLALRIGSGVITDAVDLEAGDEGPVATQSVFAASFTTKSRIAKGTPVITVKPNSAAVEAAPAAGAVETLDVTFSAQATGTKVTARTPRESTGRPELTEAAIVVSGGRGVNGAENFSIIEALADSLGAAVGASRAAVDAGWYPHTNQVGQTGKSVSPQLYIANGISGAIQHRAGMQTSKTIVAVNKDAEAPIFDLVDYGVVGDLFDVVPALTEEIKTRKG, encoded by the coding sequence ATGGCTGAAGTCCTTGTCTACGTCGACCACGTGGACGGTGCCGTCCGCAAGCCCACTCTGGAGCTGCTGACCCTGGCCCGCCGGGTCGGTGAGCCGGTCGCCGTCGCGCTGGGCAACGGCGCCGCCGACACCGCCGCCACGCTCGCCGAGCACGGCGCGGTGAAGGTCCTCACCCACGACGCCGCCGAGTACGCCGACTACCTGGTCGTCCCGAAGGTCGACGCGCTGCAGGCCGCCGTCGCCGCCGTCTCCCCGGCCGCCGTGCTGGTCCCCTCCTCCGCGGAGGGCAAGGAGATCGCCGCCCGCCTCGCGCTGCGCATCGGTTCCGGTGTCATCACCGACGCCGTCGACCTGGAGGCCGGCGACGAGGGCCCGGTGGCCACCCAGTCGGTGTTCGCCGCGTCCTTCACCACCAAGTCCCGCATCGCCAAGGGCACCCCGGTCATCACCGTCAAGCCCAACAGCGCCGCCGTGGAGGCCGCCCCGGCCGCCGGCGCCGTCGAGACGCTGGACGTCACCTTCTCGGCGCAGGCCACCGGCACCAAGGTCACCGCGCGCACCCCGCGTGAGTCGACCGGCCGTCCGGAGCTGACCGAGGCCGCGATCGTCGTCTCCGGCGGCCGTGGCGTCAACGGCGCGGAGAACTTCTCGATCATCGAGGCCCTCGCCGACTCCCTCGGCGCGGCTGTGGGCGCCTCGCGTGCCGCGGTGGACGCCGGCTGGTACCCGCACACCAACCAGGTCGGTCAGACCGGCAAGTCCGTCTCGCCGCAGCTCTACATCGCCAACGGCATCTCCGGTGCCATCCAGCACCGCGCCGGCATGCAGACCTCGAAGACGATCGTGGCCGTCAACAAGGACGCCGAGGCCCCGATCTTCGACCTCGTCGACTACGGCGTCGTCGGCGACCTCTTCGACGTCGTCCCCGCGCTGACGGAGGAGATCAAGACCCGCAAGGGCTGA
- a CDS encoding endonuclease/exonuclease/phosphatase family protein translates to MGHNSSMTRRMGMRSAVATALTVPLLGTVPTSAAKPRTRRLEVMTFNLRFASTTEPNSWAARRPVMRELLRREAPDVIGTQEGLYPQLLDIRSDLGPHYDWIGTGREGGSHDEAVALFYDTRRLTPTEHDTFWLSDTPRVIGSNTWGARLPRIVTWIRFSDLHDGGREFYVLNTHFDHVSPYARARSASLVGDRIAKFDRPLPSIVTGDFNAAAHRSEAYDTLLGTGLVDTWDTAAERSRLYATFHGYQPLTPDGDRIDWILTTPGVTTHRASVNIFERDGQFPSDHLPVQASLTLG, encoded by the coding sequence ATGGGGCACAACTCAAGCATGACGCGTCGCATGGGCATGAGATCCGCGGTGGCCACCGCGCTGACCGTCCCGCTGTTGGGCACGGTCCCGACCTCGGCGGCCAAACCGAGAACCCGCCGTCTGGAGGTCATGACGTTCAATCTGCGCTTCGCGAGCACCACCGAGCCCAACAGCTGGGCGGCCCGCCGTCCGGTGATGCGCGAGCTGTTGCGCCGCGAGGCACCCGACGTGATCGGCACCCAGGAGGGCCTCTACCCGCAACTGCTCGACATCCGCTCCGACCTCGGACCGCACTACGACTGGATCGGCACCGGCCGCGAGGGCGGCAGCCACGACGAGGCCGTGGCGCTCTTCTACGACACCCGGCGCCTGACGCCGACCGAGCACGACACCTTCTGGCTCTCCGACACGCCCAGGGTGATCGGCTCGAACACCTGGGGCGCCCGCCTCCCCCGCATCGTCACCTGGATCCGGTTCAGCGATCTGCACGACGGCGGACGTGAGTTCTACGTTCTCAACACCCACTTCGACCACGTGAGCCCGTACGCACGCGCGCGCTCCGCGTCCCTCGTCGGTGACCGGATCGCGAAATTCGACCGGCCCCTACCGTCCATCGTGACCGGCGACTTCAACGCGGCGGCCCACAGGAGCGAGGCCTACGACACCCTCCTGGGCACCGGACTCGTCGACACCTGGGACACGGCCGCCGAGCGCAGCAGGCTCTACGCGACCTTCCACGGCTACCAGCCGCTGACGCCGGACGGCGACCGCATCGACTGGATCCTCACCACCCCGGGGGTCACGACCCACCGGGCGTCGGTCAACATCTTCGAGCGTGACGGCCAGTTCCCGAGCGACCACCTGCCGGTGCAGGCGTCGCTGACCCTGGGATGA
- a CDS encoding HpcH/HpaI aldolase/citrate lyase family protein produces the protein MGQGRQEQVATSLAGAVSEEISASLAPVDAELERRYPGDPGTRQPVHTVYVPGDVFAAGTVRSWGDQALAALDEHAPSAESLAAVLGLSDELAEPVYFRVRAKLEQEPIEDLRVDFEDGYGPRPDAEEDETAARAARLIAQAYQDGTAAPYMGIRMKCMEAPVRDRGIRTLDIFLTGLMEAGGLPAGLVLTLPKVTYPEQVTAMVRLLEAFEKARGLEPGRIGFEIQIETSQSILATDGTATVARMIQAAEGRATGLHYGTFDYSACLGVSAAHQASDHPAADHAKAIMQVAAAGTGVRVSDGSTNVLPVGPTAKVHDAWRLHYGLTRRALARAYYQGWDMHPGHIPTRYAAVFAFYREGFEQAAARLTRYANRTGGDVMDEPATAKALSGYLLRGLDCGALDIAEVARRSGLTRADLEGFAAPRRADLTVSAK, from the coding sequence ATGGGTCAGGGTCGGCAGGAGCAGGTGGCGACGAGCCTCGCGGGAGCCGTCAGCGAGGAGATCAGCGCCTCCCTCGCGCCGGTCGACGCCGAGCTGGAGCGCCGTTACCCCGGGGACCCCGGCACCCGCCAGCCCGTCCACACGGTCTACGTCCCCGGCGACGTGTTCGCCGCCGGCACCGTCCGCTCCTGGGGCGACCAGGCCCTCGCCGCCCTCGACGAACACGCCCCAAGCGCCGAGTCCCTCGCCGCCGTTCTCGGCCTTTCCGACGAACTCGCCGAGCCGGTGTACTTCCGCGTCCGCGCCAAGCTGGAGCAGGAGCCCATCGAGGACCTGCGTGTCGACTTCGAGGACGGCTACGGACCCCGCCCGGACGCAGAGGAGGACGAGACGGCGGCCCGCGCGGCGCGGCTGATCGCCCAGGCGTACCAGGACGGCACGGCGGCCCCGTACATGGGCATCCGCATGAAGTGCATGGAGGCACCCGTCCGGGACCGCGGCATCCGCACCCTGGACATCTTCCTCACCGGCCTGATGGAGGCCGGCGGTCTGCCCGCCGGGCTGGTGCTGACGCTGCCGAAGGTGACGTATCCCGAGCAGGTCACCGCCATGGTGCGGCTCCTGGAGGCCTTCGAGAAGGCGCGCGGGCTGGAGCCCGGCCGGATCGGCTTCGAGATCCAGATCGAGACCAGCCAGTCCATCCTCGCCACCGACGGCACCGCCACGGTCGCCCGCATGATCCAGGCCGCCGAGGGCCGTGCCACCGGCCTCCACTACGGCACCTTCGACTACAGCGCCTGCCTGGGGGTGTCCGCCGCCCACCAGGCCAGCGATCACCCGGCTGCCGACCACGCCAAGGCGATCATGCAGGTCGCGGCCGCCGGAACCGGCGTACGCGTGTCGGACGGCTCGACGAACGTCCTGCCGGTCGGCCCGACGGCGAAGGTCCACGACGCCTGGCGGCTGCACTACGGCCTCACCCGACGCGCCCTGGCCCGCGCCTACTACCAGGGCTGGGACATGCACCCCGGCCACATCCCCACCCGGTACGCGGCCGTCTTCGCCTTCTACCGCGAGGGCTTCGAACAGGCCGCCGCCCGCCTCACCCGCTATGCCAACCGCACCGGCGGCGACGTCATGGACGAGCCCGCCACCGCCAAGGCCCTCAGCGGCTACCTGCTGCGCGGCCTGGACTGCGGCGCCCTCGACATCGCCGAGGTCGCCCGCCGCAGCGGCCTGACCCGCGCGGACCTCGAGGGCTTCGCGGCACCGAGGCGAGCCGACCTGACGGTCTCCGCGAAGTAG